The Deltaproteobacteria bacterium genome includes the window TTCATCGAACAAATCCTGACACATCCCCCGCACCGCTGGATGCGCTGGCACTATTTTCTCCTCTGACTGATTCTGGGAATCAAACCGAACGACTCATTCCATACTGCACCGGCCCTCCTCTCGGCAAAAAACCAGCATTCGCCCGTACCGGGTCTGTACCCGGGGATCAACCCTCTTGCGGCAATGCGGCGAAGATGTTTACGAAGACTGTTCGCCTGAGAATAAATATCCCGAACAAGGATGAGAAAACGTGCATCGGGAAAGATCCCACGGAGATAACCGATTTTGTTCATCAGGTGGGTCGATTTGTTCAGGATTAAAGAAGAACTCGCCCCACTTCAGGACGGTTTCATTCCCGTAGCGGATCTTCCGGTAGCCGCGATAGACAAACTGCATAGGATAATCCGTCTACAATAAAACAGATCAAACGCCCGCCGTACCCGGTCACAAACCTCTACGGCATCGGAGGCACTTCCCGACGGACAGCAGGCTACCGTCCCGCAGGGCACACAGCCGACCTCGGTCCAGAAGCGGTTCATCTCGGAGCCGACCACCTGGATCCGCCGGTTCGCCGAAAAGAGGTTGCGGAAGAAGATCGTCCCCGAGCGCATTACTCCGAGAAGAAAAAGATTGGCCGGTGACCTCATGCTTCCTCCTTACCTCCGGATCCGACGGACCCATGCAACGCGTGAGAGGAAGAAAGCCGGACGAAATACTCCCTTATTCCCAAGAAGACATATCCGGCAAGGCCATAGAGAGCAAGTGCCACGGGATAGACAAGCCATGAAGGGAACCGGCCTGAAAGGAACGATGAGATAACCGCAAGCAACAGCGCGAAAAAAGGCAACAGACACAAACGAACCGCACGGATACGGATCTCCTCCGCCTTACGCATGGCAAATACCCAGAGGAGGAAAACGGCAACGCCCGTCACCGAGGTCCCTGCGGCAATCCCTGAAAGGCCGAAGGGCGAGACCAGGGCAAGGCTGGCCGTGATATTGATTAGAAGACGGATGGGTGAAAGCTTCATCACGATATCGGGCCGCCCCATGCTAACAAAAACCGACCCGACCGCCCCCACCCCTCCGCGCAGAACCAAACCGACCGCCAGGATCCCGAACGGGACGAAGGCCTGCTGGAAAAGGGGCTTTCCCGGATAAAGAACGGCAATAAGGGGATGAAATCCCCACCAGAGGACCAGGGCTGTTCCGGCAAGAAGAAAGAGCGTGATCCCGATGGTGTTCCGTATGAAGTTCGTCAAGGCATCTCTGCGATCCGCAAGGTAAAGCTCGGTAATCACCGGCCCGGTCACCTTGATCAGGGCGGTCGGGAGAAGAGTCAGTCCCTGCGTAAAGAGAAAGGCCACGCTCAAGATGCCGACCGGACCGGTCCCGAGAAAATAGCCCCCCAGGAGAAAGGCGATTCGTCCATCCAGTTCCAGGAAAAACCGGCTGAGCAGAATCCGCCGCCCATAGGACATCAGATGCTTGAACGGTTTACGGAGTCCGCTGAGAGTGAACTTGGCATAAATCTTTCCGGCCCAGGCAAGGAGCACAAAGAGAAGCCCCTCGGAGACGACCAGGGCCGCAGCGGCGGCGACCAGCGTACGACGGACCATAACAAGAAGAAGGGTCACCCCCACGATCAGGATCACGCGCCAGCTCTCCCCGATGGCAAAGTTGCGTATCCGGCGCAACCCGCGTATACGGGCCAGGATCATCTTGTTGACGGCAAAGAGGGGGATCCCGGCCACTGAGATCCCGATCAGGACGGAAAGTCGCGGAGTCCTGAGAATGCCGGCCAGGGAATCCCGGAACACAAGGAGAAGTAGGCAGACAGCGAGGCTTCCTGCAAGCGACAGAATTAGAGCGGACGACAAATAGCGTCGCTCCAGCTCCGGGAGGAACCTGTGTTCCGTGGCAAACTTGGTCACTGCCCCCGGCAGGCCGAGACTCGCTAATGTCCCGGCCGCGAGGTAGACCGTCATAAAGAGTGTATAGACGCCCAGTCCACCGCTTCCGAAAAGGTTCCCGATAAGAACATTCAGCCCGACCCCGGCGAGAGCGATCACCGTCGTGCTGCCAAGGACCCAGAAGGCCTCCCCCGCGATCCCCCGGAGCGGATCCTGCACCCTCCTTTTCATTCCACTCCTTTCCT containing:
- a CDS encoding sulfotransferase translates to MNKIGYLRGIFPDARFLILVRDIYSQANSLRKHLRRIAARGLIPGYRPGTGECWFFAERRAGAVWNESFGLIPRISQRRK
- a CDS encoding oligosaccharide flippase family protein, whose amino-acid sequence is MKRRVQDPLRGIAGEAFWVLGSTTVIALAGVGLNVLIGNLFGSGGLGVYTLFMTVYLAAGTLASLGLPGAVTKFATEHRFLPELERRYLSSALILSLAGSLAVCLLLLVFRDSLAGILRTPRLSVLIGISVAGIPLFAVNKMILARIRGLRRIRNFAIGESWRVILIVGVTLLLVMVRRTLVAAAAALVVSEGLLFVLLAWAGKIYAKFTLSGLRKPFKHLMSYGRRILLSRFFLELDGRIAFLLGGYFLGTGPVGILSVAFLFTQGLTLLPTALIKVTGPVITELYLADRRDALTNFIRNTIGITLFLLAGTALVLWWGFHPLIAVLYPGKPLFQQAFVPFGILAVGLVLRGGVGAVGSVFVSMGRPDIVMKLSPIRLLINITASLALVSPFGLSGIAAGTSVTGVAVFLLWVFAMRKAEEIRIRAVRLCLLPFFALLLAVISSFLSGRFPSWLVYPVALALYGLAGYVFLGIREYFVRLSSSHALHGSVGSGGKEEA